One window of Trifolium pratense cultivar HEN17-A07 linkage group LG5, ARS_RC_1.1, whole genome shotgun sequence genomic DNA carries:
- the LOC123886580 gene encoding serine/arginine repetitive matrix protein 1-like, with protein sequence MQDMMAALVNAINRQSDLLLQQNQRFEQQNQRLEQQSRRIDAIAESRVTAQARQTRRSPTPVRSRTFSRSRSPPHRRSERRMSPRRNEEVSRNSTPPRRHSPRRDNPPRHQRHRSPEDKDSHQGPLSRRIRELPLPVGLEKPPAMDTYDGSTDPDEHIENLEALLEYRNRHPKTEATLEAIIQGETEPLRSYLERFNKAAVEVKVEESMKLYLLDRGLRRDSDLAKAVGIEEPKTLDAFFEKAKKYIAYEEKLKAIDLRRPKSQEKHRNHEKDEAGTSRRGNEKGREDRIKESKPPRGKFTTYTPLNASRDRIFAEPWTRH encoded by the exons ATGCAGGATATGATGGCTGcgctggtcaatgcaatcaaccgccagtcgGACTTACTACTGCAGCAAAACCAGAGATTCGAGCAGCAAAATCAAAGGCTCGAACAACAAAGTCGTCGCATCGATGCAATTGCTGAATCAAGGGTAACGGCGCAAGCTCGCCAAActcgccgttcacccacacctGTGAGGAGCAGAACTTTCTCCAGGTCACGCTCACCACCTCACCGAAGGAGCGAGAGGAGGATGAGCCCGAGGAGAAACGAGGAAgtatctcgaaactccaccccgcCGAGGAGACACTCCCCTAGAAGGGACAATCCTCCTCGCCACCAAAGACACCGATCCCCGGAAGATAAGGACAGccaccaaggccccctctcccgaagAATCCGGGAACTCCCTCTACCGGTCGGTCTCGAgaaaccaccggcaatggatacctacgatggctcgacagatCCAGACGAGCACATCGAGAATCTGGAggctctcctcgagtacagaaat CGCCATCCAAAAACGGAAGCGACCCTCGAAGCCATTATTCAAGGCGAAACGGAGCCACTCAGGTCCTATCTGGAGCGCTTCAACAAAGCGGCCGTCGAGGTAAAGGTCGAAGAAAGTATGAAGCTGTACCTCCTCGACAGGGGACTCCGTCGGGACAGCGACTTAGCCAAAGCTGTCGGGATCGAAGAGCCGAAAACGTTGGATGCTTTCTTCGAAAAGGCGAAGAAGTACATCGCCTACGAGGAGAAACTGAAGGCCATAGATTTAAGGAGGCCTAAAAGTCAGGAAAAACACAGGAACCACGAGAAAGATgaagctggaacctcgcgaagaggtaacgaAAAAGGAAGGGAGGATAGGATCAAGGAGTCCAAACCTCCACGTGGAAAGTTCACAACTTACACTCCactgaatgcgtcaagagaCCGCATTTTTGCTgaa ccatggacacgtCACTGA
- the LOC123885755 gene encoding RING-H2 finger protein ATL2-like has translation MEKNEDPIPKFNKENSNSNPPNDFDSKSFNLNGKIMLCAIVLLFFVIVVMLCLHVYARWYLMQSRRRRNRLRRRTQLVFFTDNPTTTTAVSSVVTSRGLEASVIASLPLFFYDPKTQPENSSECAVCLSEFESGETGRVLPKCKHSFHIECIDMWFHSHSTCPLCRAAVEPASECQTRPEFVINVCEPESGSSSSSGSGLEDQNENRTGKEVCSSSVGLRRKPSFTGVTIEIPSRNELCCDSPSSTQSSFRSPMSRMLSFKRILSMDWKGSVSPSSYGGGGCSSVAELKVEQGERVETQ, from the coding sequence ATGGAGAAAAACGAAGACCCAATTCCCAAATTCAACAAAGAAaattcaaactcaaacccaCCTAACGATTTCGATTCAAAAAGTTTCAATCTCAACGGCAAAATCATGCTCTGTGCAATCGTTCTTCTCTTCTTCGTCATCGTTGTAATGCTTTGTCTCCATGTTTACGCTCGTTGGTATCTTATGCAATCTCGCCGCCGTCGTAACCGTCTCCGCCGTCGTACTCAGCTAGTTTTCTTCACCGATAATCCAACAACAACCACCGCGGTTTCTTCCGTCGTTACTTCACGTGGTCTTGAAGCTTCAGTTATCGCCTCGCTTCCTTTGTTCTTCTATGATCCGAAAACTCAACCGGAGAATTCATCGGAATGTGCTGTTTGTTTATCGGAATTTGAATCCGGTGAAACGGGTCGGGTTTTACCGAAATGTAAACATAGTTTTCATATCGAGTGTATTGATATGTGGTTTCATTCTCATTCCACGTGTCCACTTTGTCGTGCAGCGGTTGAACCCGCTTCGGAATGTCAAACCCGACCCGAATTTGTTATAAATGTTTGTGAACCGGAAAGTGGGTCGAGTTCGAGTTCCGGTTCGGGTTTAGAAGATCAGAATGAGAACCGAACCGGTAAAGAGGTTTGTTCGAGTTCGGTTGGGTTAAGGAGAAAACCGTCTTTTACGGGTGTGACAATTGAGATACCTTCGAGGAACGAGTTGTGTTGTGACTCGCCGTCATCGACTCAGTCGTCGTTTCGTTCACCAATGAGTAGGATGTTGTCGTTTAAGAGGATTCTTAGTATGGATTGGAAAGGAAGTGTTTCTCCTTCGTCGTATGGCGGCGGTGGTTGTAGCTCGGTGGCTGAGTTAAAAGTAGAACAAGGTGAGCGAGTTGAGACTCAGTGA